Proteins co-encoded in one Nicotiana sylvestris chromosome 7, ASM39365v2, whole genome shotgun sequence genomic window:
- the LOC138873913 gene encoding uncharacterized protein yields the protein MPHSTQPIPCTPESDEKDLLIWNPAEELKKLTSRIQGVEGSKGIDGLNYEDLCIHPDVELPEGYKHPKFEMFDGTGDPMVHLRTYCDKLVRVGNDERIRMKLFMRSLKGDALSWYISRDPKKWSSRIGMASNFMDRFRFNTENAPDVFYIHNLKKKATETFHEYATRWRSEATKVKPTLEEEQMDKFFVWTQDPQYYERLMMIQNHKFSDIIKLGERIEEGIKSSIVTYFEAFQATNKALQSGGVSKKRDVGALMVAQRTKYPLKYQT from the coding sequence atgccacactccacccaacctatcccatgcacacctgagtctgacgAAAAGGACCTACTTATTTGGAACCCGGCCGAGGagcttaagaaactgaccagccgaATCCAGGGTGTTgagggaagcaagggaattgatgggctgaactatgaggacctctgcatacatccagatgtcgaactgcccgaggggtacaaacatcctaagttcgagatgtttgatggtacaggtgatccaatGGTCCATCTaaggacatactgcgacaagctggttagAGTAGGGAAtgatgaaaggatccgcatgaagctgttcatgaggagtttgaagggggATGCgttatcttggtacattagtcgagatcccaagaaatggtcaagccggataggcatggcatctaactttatggatagatttaggtttaatacagagaacgcaccagacgtgttctatattcatAATTTGAAGAAGAAGGCCACAGAGAcatttcacgagtatgctactcgttggaggtctgAAGCTACTAAGGTCAAACCCActttagaagaggagcaaatggaCAAGTTCTTTGTCTGGACTCAGGACCCGCAATACTATGAGCGGTTGATGATGATtcagaaccacaagttctccgacattatcaagttgggtgaaagaatcgaagaaggtattaaaagtagTATAGTTACATATTTTGAAGCCTttcaagctacaaataaggctttacagtccggtggtgtgtccaagaaaagggacgtaggggccttaatggttgcacaaaggaccaaatatcctctcaaataccaaacttaa
- the LOC138873914 gene encoding uncharacterized protein, whose translation MANMVGQVLESHKITFQEDELPPKGLGHNKALHITVQCEDYFITRILIDGGYSLNICLLVRLKKLGKGLHEIKDEAINVKAFDSSQRSTIGEISLCRQMGPTWFEVDFQVIDVPASYNLLLGQPWIHSARAVASTLH comes from the coding sequence atggctaacatggtaggacaagttctggaaagccataagatcacttttCAAGAAGACGAGCTTCCACCtaaagggttggggcacaacaaggcactgcacatcaccgtgcaatgcgaagattatttcattaccagaatcctgatcgatggaggttatAGTCTTAATATTTGTCTGCTGGTAAGACTCAAGAAGCTGGGTAAAGGACTGCATGAGATAAAAGACgaagcaatcaatgtgaaagcttttgaTAGTTCTCAGagatccaccattggtgagattagtctatgccggcagatgggaccaacctggttcgaggttgatttccaggtgatagatgtaccagcatcttacaacttgctgctagGACAGCCATGGATTCATTCTGCTAGGGCCGTAGCATCCACGCTGCAttag